A DNA window from Blastocatellia bacterium contains the following coding sequences:
- a CDS encoding two-component regulator propeller domain-containing protein, with protein sequence MTRVNKDGKKAVLPRLAVWIGAMLLVTRLAVAERLPIKIYTTADGLARDQITRIVRDSRGFLWFCSPEGLSRFDGYSFINYTTNDGLPHPSVRDLLETRDGTYWIATGDGLCRFNPRGRRRSVATTRDQKPNTIRSQATSNGPGTTTQSLFTVFHPGESEAARRVTVLFEDHAGTVWVGTWAGLFRLEQAGGRVKFHFVEMGMPSETVDDRMVEDILEDRRGALWIATRGSGLYRRWPDGRVEHYTAQNGLPSNRVHALLEDRDGRLWAGTTHGLCLLNAEFRISDFELRNGKSAIPNAVVAHIYTRKDFGLPSEWVLSLFQSSDGHLWIGLNHGLSKFIPSSRTEDQGRKLDPSSPVIGFQSRTYTTAHGLSDNEIGALAEDREGNLWIGTTYGGAMKLARSGFVTYLKADSFDDTNVSSLVEDRAGELCVFTKNSSGQLFIYRFDGRRFIAARPDFPKRITYFGWGWNQIGFQDRTGEWWIATGQGLCRFPKVSHVEQLAHTPPKAIYTTRDGLIADDVFRLFEDSRGDIWISSFSLVRSGLIRWERATKTFHRYTEADGLPPPTWTAEAFSEDRSGNVWIGIGGKGLARYMGNRFTLFTASDGLPRGIIRALHVDRAGRLWIGCDQGLSRIDNPTAPRPRFVTYTTADGLSSNQISSCITEDRRGNIYIGTGRGIDRLDPATGRIKHYTTADGLARGHPIAAFSDRQGALWFCTNSGLSRFLPEPNSPLSPPPIRISGLRIAGELYPVSELGETSVSNITLGPNENQLQIEFSSLRFGLGESLRYEYKLEGADRGWNALTDQRTVHYAKLAPGKYRFMVRAVNSDGTPSPTPATVAFTVLPPIWQRWWFLLLVTMVVGFAAYFIYRVRVARLIEMERVHTRIATDLHDEIGSNLSFIAMLGEVANRHVSPDDPRMARWLSLIASTSRETVDSMSDIVWAVNPQKDSLGDLTQRMRRVAEENFSARNIAFQFSVPGQETDIALGAETRREIFKIFKESLNNIVRHAHCTQAVIEFRVEAGRLVLKLSDNGQGFDPDRATEGNGLMNMRRRAKNLGGELEVISQPDVGTTVILKVPLQGHRK encoded by the coding sequence ATGACACGGGTGAACAAGGACGGTAAGAAAGCGGTCTTGCCCCGGCTCGCCGTGTGGATTGGCGCGATGCTGCTTGTGACTCGCCTCGCGGTGGCCGAGCGTTTGCCAATCAAAATCTACACGACCGCCGACGGTTTGGCGCGCGATCAAATCACTCGCATCGTCCGCGACTCGCGCGGCTTTCTCTGGTTTTGCTCACCGGAGGGACTTTCGCGGTTCGATGGGTACTCGTTCATCAACTACACGACCAACGACGGATTGCCACATCCCAGCGTCAGGGATTTGCTGGAAACGCGCGATGGCACGTATTGGATCGCAACGGGCGATGGCCTCTGCCGATTCAATCCCAGAGGCCGTCGGCGATCCGTGGCAACAACCCGGGACCAAAAACCCAATACAATCCGCAGTCAGGCGACGAGTAACGGACCGGGGACAACGACCCAATCTCTGTTCACCGTTTTCCATCCGGGTGAAAGTGAAGCGGCACGGAGGGTCACGGTGTTGTTTGAAGATCACGCGGGCACGGTGTGGGTGGGGACCTGGGCCGGCCTCTTTCGCCTGGAACAGGCGGGTGGACGGGTGAAGTTTCACTTCGTGGAAATGGGGATGCCGTCAGAGACGGTGGATGATCGGATGGTAGAAGACATTCTGGAAGACCGGCGGGGCGCATTGTGGATTGCCACGCGGGGCAGCGGACTCTACCGGCGCTGGCCCGATGGTCGGGTGGAGCATTACACGGCCCAGAATGGCTTGCCATCCAATCGCGTCCATGCGCTGCTGGAAGATCGCGACGGGCGGTTATGGGCGGGAACGACGCACGGACTCTGCCTGTTGAATGCTGAATTTCGAATTTCGGATTTCGAGCTTCGAAATGGTAAATCCGCGATCCCCAATGCGGTGGTCGCTCACATATACACGAGGAAGGATTTCGGGTTGCCATCGGAGTGGGTGCTCTCGTTGTTTCAATCTTCCGACGGGCATCTCTGGATCGGCCTGAATCACGGGTTGAGCAAGTTCATCCCCAGTTCGCGCACGGAGGACCAAGGGCGGAAGCTCGATCCCTCGTCGCCAGTGATCGGTTTTCAATCTCGGACTTATACAACGGCTCATGGCCTGAGTGATAACGAGATCGGCGCCCTGGCCGAAGATCGGGAGGGCAATCTCTGGATTGGGACGACCTATGGCGGCGCGATGAAGCTGGCCCGGAGTGGATTCGTGACTTATCTTAAGGCTGATAGCTTTGATGATACGAATGTCTCTTCCCTTGTTGAGGACCGAGCCGGTGAACTCTGCGTCTTTACCAAAAACAGCTCAGGACAACTGTTCATTTATCGGTTTGACGGGAGACGGTTCATCGCGGCCCGACCCGACTTTCCCAAAAGGATTACCTACTTCGGGTGGGGATGGAATCAAATTGGTTTCCAAGACCGGACAGGAGAATGGTGGATCGCTACGGGACAGGGGCTTTGTCGTTTCCCGAAAGTGAGTCATGTCGAACAGCTCGCGCATACGCCTCCAAAAGCCATCTATACAACTCGAGACGGATTGATCGCGGATGATGTATTTCGCCTATTTGAAGACTCGCGCGGCGACATCTGGATAAGTTCATTCTCCCTCGTCCGGTCTGGTTTGATCCGATGGGAACGCGCCACCAAGACGTTCCACCGCTATACGGAAGCTGATGGATTGCCACCACCCACTTGGACGGCAGAAGCCTTTAGCGAAGACCGCTCGGGAAATGTCTGGATCGGTATTGGTGGAAAGGGGCTGGCTCGTTATATGGGGAACCGCTTTACACTCTTCACCGCCAGCGATGGATTGCCCCGGGGGATCATTCGCGCACTCCATGTTGATCGCGCCGGTCGGCTCTGGATCGGTTGCGATCAGGGCCTAAGCCGCATTGACAATCCAACAGCACCTCGCCCACGCTTCGTCACCTATACCACGGCTGATGGGCTCTCTAGTAACCAGATTTCATCGTGCATCACCGAAGACCGGAGAGGCAACATTTATATCGGGACGGGTCGCGGCATCGACCGACTTGATCCCGCAACCGGCCGGATCAAGCACTACACAACGGCGGACGGTCTCGCCAGAGGTCACCCCATTGCCGCGTTCAGCGACCGTCAGGGGGCTCTCTGGTTCTGCACGAATTCAGGGTTATCACGATTCCTGCCCGAGCCGAACTCGCCCCTGTCGCCGCCGCCGATCCGCATCAGCGGGCTGCGCATCGCCGGCGAACTCTATCCCGTGTCTGAGCTGGGGGAGACCAGCGTATCCAATATCACCCTGGGACCGAACGAGAATCAACTTCAGATTGAATTTTCCAGCCTTCGCTTTGGCCTGGGTGAGTCATTGCGTTATGAATACAAACTGGAAGGTGCAGATCGGGGCTGGAACGCCCTGACCGATCAACGCACGGTCCACTACGCAAAGCTGGCACCGGGAAAGTATCGTTTCATGGTGCGAGCAGTGAATTCGGATGGCACGCCCAGCCCGACGCCTGCGACGGTCGCATTCACAGTTCTCCCGCCGATCTGGCAGCGGTGGTGGTTTCTCCTGCTGGTGACGATGGTGGTTGGATTCGCGGCCTATTTCATTTATCGGGTTCGCGTCGCACGGCTGATCGAGATGGAACGGGTGCACACGCGCATTGCCACGGATCTGCACGATGAGATTGGTTCCAACCTGTCATTTATTGCAATGCTTGGCGAAGTGGCCAACCGGCACGTGTCGCCCGATGATCCACGGATGGCGAGATGGTTGTCTCTCATTGCCAGCACCTCGCGCGAGACGGTGGACTCGATGAGCGACATCGTTTGGGCCGTCAACCCGCAAAAGGATTCTCTCGGCGATCTGACCCAGCGCATGCGACGGGTGGCGGAGGAGAATTTCAGTGCTCGCAACATCGCTTTTCAGTTCAGCGTGCCCGGTCAGGAAACAGACATTGCGCTGGGTGCGGAGACCCGCCGAGAGATCTTCAAGATATTCAAAGAGAGCCTCAATAACATCGTTCGTCACGCCCATTGTACACAAGCTGTGATTGAGTTCCGGGTTGAAGCAGGCCGGCTGGTGTTGAAGCTGAGCGATAACGGCCAGGGGTTTGACCCCGACCGCGCGACCGAGGGCAACGGGCTGATGAACATGCGTCGTCGCGCAAAAAACCTGGGTGGCGAACTGGAAGTGATCTCACAGCCGGACGTCGGCACGACGGTGATACTCAAAGTGCCGCTTCAGGGGCACCGCAAGTGA
- a CDS encoding GxxExxY protein, producing MALCNYAISRVRPAFPIHCPPRNGHENLRESSYSPAQEKRISCEAAVSLIKVFDEGKTKHCWESFMPILVENRLIVELTARKTCADEHMTQRFGYLKAARMEHGLLINFGALKLQIKKPILSAKLREVIRCAVVPFCG from the coding sequence ATGGCCTTATGCAATTATGCGATATCGCGTGTGAGACCAGCCTTTCCAATCCATTGCCCTCCCCGTAACGGGCACGAAAATTTACGAGAGTCTTCTTACTCACCGGCTCAAGAAAAAAGGATTTCATGTGAAGCAGCAGTATCACTCATCAAAGTGTTTGACGAAGGAAAGACGAAACATTGTTGGGAGAGTTTTATGCCAATCCTCGTAGAGAACCGATTGATCGTGGAATTGACAGCGCGGAAGACCTGTGCAGATGAGCACATGACACAACGGTTTGGCTATTTGAAAGCTGCCCGAATGGAGCACGGGCTGTTGATCAATTTCGGTGCTCTAAAACTGCAAATCAAAAAGCCGATCCTGAGTGCTAAGTTACGAGAAGTCATTCGTTGTGCTGTTGTGCCTTTTTGCGGTTGA
- a CDS encoding response regulator transcription factor, with protein sequence MTAETKPPPSPIKVAIIEDHHKFRECLEFLLNNTDGYRCTGSFRTMEEALQKIGYDPPDLVLVDIGLPGMSGIDGVRILKERYPQMLLLMNTVYEDDERIFDALCAGASGYLLKKMPPAQLLDSISEAVAGGAPMSPDVARRVIALFREIRPPERTDYHLTPHELRILNLLADGHSYKTAAAELGVSVKTVSFHLQKIYEKLQVHSKSEAVSKALRNRLIK encoded by the coding sequence ATGACTGCTGAAACCAAACCTCCACCGTCGCCCATCAAGGTGGCCATCATCGAGGACCACCATAAATTCCGTGAGTGCCTCGAATTTCTGCTCAACAATACGGACGGTTACCGCTGCACCGGCAGTTTTCGCACGATGGAAGAGGCGCTCCAGAAAATCGGCTATGATCCGCCGGACCTCGTGCTGGTGGATATTGGCCTGCCGGGCATGTCCGGCATTGATGGCGTCCGAATCTTGAAAGAACGCTATCCCCAGATGCTGCTCCTGATGAATACCGTGTACGAGGATGACGAGCGGATTTTCGATGCGCTCTGCGCCGGGGCGTCCGGCTACTTGCTGAAGAAAATGCCGCCGGCGCAACTGCTCGACTCCATCTCCGAGGCTGTCGCCGGTGGTGCCCCGATGTCACCGGATGTAGCCCGCCGCGTGATTGCGCTATTCAGAGAGATTCGCCCGCCCGAACGAACCGATTACCACTTGACACCACATGAACTGAGGATTTTGAATCTGCTGGCCGACGGCCACAGCTACAAAACGGCGGCAGCGGAATTGGGCGTGAGCGTCAAGACCGTTTCCTTTCACCTGCAAAAAATCTACGAGAAACTCCAAGTCCACTCCAAATCCGAGGCCGTCTCCAAGGCCCTCCGTAACCGGCTCATCAAGTAG
- a CDS encoding carboxypeptidase regulatory-like domain-containing protein: MRGGEQGSGSGRFSREWFPLLLPISLVLPLLGGDPQIPRRPITAAGAIQGQVRDGHGSPVPFVQITLTALGGEKSYRTVSTGEGIFRFFDLVPGEYELRGEREGIRPFIQRPIVVMAGEVKTLILTVESEHPAPSRTTRLPRRPTEKIEGVVEIGPREEPEDERIVLESRLPRRAEPESGEEKPTAPPPIPFTTPRDPPLGAAGPSPIKPREPTDPDFVSWPDRWRVGFPPWDRETGYEAPYTRGRWWDPFNQNVLKGDYPLFGQHVFFNFTATSETVVEGRRLYVPSNASAAEPLSEPFFGRGGQFFLNQNFILSAALFHGDTAFKPVDWQMKVTPVINLNYLVTRETGLVNIDVRRGTTRFDSHFAFQELFGEVKLADVSPKYDFVSVRVGIQPFISDFRGFLFVDNQPGIRFFGNWASNLYQWNVAAFTLLEKDTNSRLNTVFESRHQYVIIANLYRQDFIKKGYTIQGSIHYSDDHAGRSDEGGLHFDKNGFLVRPAAIGSFTPHNLKIGYLGIAGDGHIGRLNVSHAFYQALGRDDRNPIAGRPIRVNAQMVAAELSVDRDWLRLKGSFFFSSGDSRPLDDRGRGFDSIIDAPNFAGGIFGFFNRQGIRLTGTNLMLVDRDSLLPSLRSSKDEGQANFVNPGLFLFHVGADAELTPKLRGFVNVSVLRFHRTEPLELVLFQAPIRHGIGVDYGLGVLYRPPLTENIVITAGASALTPFAGFRDIFTSKTLLSTFAAVRLTF, from the coding sequence ATGAGAGGAGGAGAACAGGGTTCAGGATCAGGTCGGTTCAGCCGGGAGTGGTTCCCGCTTCTCTTACCGATCAGTCTGGTCCTACCTTTACTCGGTGGAGATCCTCAGATCCCCCGACGACCGATCACTGCCGCGGGGGCGATTCAGGGTCAGGTTCGGGATGGACACGGGTCGCCGGTTCCGTTCGTTCAGATAACGCTCACTGCCCTCGGAGGAGAAAAGTCATATCGAACGGTGAGCACAGGGGAGGGGATTTTTCGGTTTTTCGATCTTGTGCCGGGAGAGTATGAGTTGCGCGGGGAACGCGAGGGCATTCGTCCTTTCATTCAACGACCAATCGTGGTGATGGCGGGCGAGGTCAAGACGCTTATTCTTACGGTCGAGTCTGAGCATCCAGCCCCGAGTCGAACGACGAGACTGCCCCGGCGCCCGACAGAAAAGATCGAGGGTGTTGTCGAAATAGGACCCCGCGAAGAACCAGAAGACGAACGGATTGTGCTCGAATCGAGACTTCCCCGGCGAGCGGAACCGGAATCAGGCGAAGAGAAGCCGACGGCCCCCCCACCCATCCCCTTCACCACACCTCGTGATCCTCCGCTGGGTGCGGCAGGGCCATCGCCGATCAAACCAAGAGAGCCAACTGACCCCGATTTTGTTTCCTGGCCCGACCGATGGCGCGTGGGATTTCCTCCCTGGGATCGGGAGACGGGCTATGAAGCGCCCTACACTCGCGGACGCTGGTGGGACCCCTTCAATCAGAACGTCCTCAAGGGAGATTATCCCCTCTTCGGCCAGCACGTCTTTTTCAATTTCACAGCGACAAGCGAGACGGTGGTCGAGGGGCGCCGACTCTACGTGCCGAGCAATGCGAGCGCTGCCGAACCCCTGAGCGAGCCGTTCTTCGGACGGGGCGGCCAGTTCTTCCTCAACCAAAATTTCATCCTATCGGCCGCGCTCTTTCACGGGGACACGGCATTCAAGCCCGTAGACTGGCAGATGAAGGTCACCCCTGTGATCAATCTGAACTATCTGGTGACGCGCGAGACCGGTCTGGTCAACATTGATGTGCGTCGGGGCACAACCCGTTTCGATAGTCACTTCGCGTTCCAGGAACTCTTTGGCGAAGTCAAGCTGGCGGATGTGAGCCCGAAGTATGACTTCGTTTCCGTTCGGGTGGGCATCCAGCCCTTCATCAGCGATTTTCGCGGTTTCCTGTTCGTGGACAATCAGCCGGGCATTCGCTTCTTTGGCAACTGGGCATCGAATCTCTATCAATGGAACGTGGCGGCCTTCACGCTCCTGGAGAAGGACACCAACAGTCGGTTGAACACGGTCTTTGAATCCCGCCATCAATACGTGATCATCGCCAATCTCTACCGGCAGGACTTCATCAAGAAAGGCTACACCATTCAGGGGAGCATCCATTATAGCGATGATCATGCCGGGCGATCGGATGAGGGCGGACTTCATTTCGACAAAAACGGCTTTCTCGTTCGGCCCGCGGCTATCGGCAGCTTCACTCCGCATAATTTGAAGATCGGCTACCTGGGCATTGCTGGAGACGGGCACATCGGACGATTGAATGTCTCCCATGCCTTTTACCAGGCCCTCGGTCGGGATGATCGAAACCCCATTGCCGGGCGACCGATCCGGGTGAATGCGCAGATGGTGGCGGCTGAACTTTCCGTTGACCGTGATTGGCTGAGGCTGAAGGGATCGTTTTTCTTCTCTTCGGGCGATAGCCGACCGCTCGATGATCGCGGCCGTGGGTTCGATTCGATCATTGACGCGCCGAATTTCGCCGGAGGGATTTTCGGCTTCTTCAACCGCCAGGGCATTCGGCTGACGGGAACGAATCTGATGCTGGTGGATCGAGATAGCTTGCTCCCGAGCCTCCGTAGCAGCAAGGACGAGGGTCAGGCCAATTTCGTCAATCCCGGCCTCTTTCTCTTTCACGTCGGGGCTGACGCCGAATTGACGCCCAAGCTGCGAGGATTCGTCAATGTGAGCGTTCTCAGATTTCATCGCACGGAGCCGCTCGAGTTGGTTTTGTTTCAAGCTCCGATTCGTCACGGCATCGGTGTGGATTACGGTCTCGGCGTTCTCTATCGGCCACCGCTCACGGAAAACATCGTCATCACGGCGGGCGCTTCGGCGCTCACACCATTTGCCGGATTCCGGGATATTTTCACGTCGAAGACTCTGCTCTCGACATTCGCTGCGGTGAGATTGACATTTTGA